The genome window AGTTTGATTAAGTACTctgaaaatacagtatgttttttggGCTGTCAACATCATGATAGTTATAAGTATTGTTACATTTATTACTGTTAGAAATAATGTTAAAAGTATACTGTGATTTTCATAAGAAAtctatgaaaaacacattaccTCATTGTGATATACTGTGTGCTCCAGGTGAGTTTAAAGTAAACACTATAAACTAAAAAAGGTTCTTGAGTCAGGTCTGCTTTGAAGCCCTTCAGGCCATCATGGAACTGAGGTAATAGCTGACTTTCCCCCCATAATTGTGTACTGCAATTTGATGTCAGATTGAGTAGTCTACATGAATATCACCGAGCAGATGACAGTTAATTCAACTGTCTTTTTGTAAAACTGAACACCCAGGAGGTCTTGCGGAAACCAGGCCACATCTGGTATTTTGGTTTCCTTAGGTATGTAGCGAATGTTCTCATCATACTTTAGTCTTACTGTTTGAAAATACTATAATCaactataataataaactaTAATCAAAATAATGCCATGTCCTGCAGTTATTTGGTTCATGCAGTGAGAAATTGATTCCTCTGTCCTGAGTCTTTGTTGATATTAATTGTAACATTCAGCACTTGCCTCAGGAAAGGTTTGATTAGGAAGCATTACAAGAGATTCTGCTCCAACTGAGATGAATTGGATATCATTGTTCCTTTCTCTGATACTCACTCCCTTAATCCCCAGAATAGACACTTTATGCTGGAGTGAAGAGTGATGGTACAGGTCTGCATTAATAGATAGATCTCATGCTCAGAGAGACAGTGACATAAAGGTCACTTGGCTTAGTGATGACAGCCAGCACttatcacagaaaacaaattaatCTTTGCAAAGGTCGGCATTAGTTTTAGATATATTTTACGCACTTTCTTTTCCAATATGTTTTTGGGAATCTATACCTGACATGAGAAATAGCGGCCAAGACTGTCACTCTGATATAGGAGAGATGGAAGTGCTGGCTGCAGAAAGCGGAAAGCAGCAGATTGCAGCACATCAGCATTCTTCTAAAGAAACAGGCGCCTGATTGCTGTGCTATGGGCTACTGGTTTACAGCTGTCTCAGGACAGAAGTGGGTACCTGGTCCAGCATGCCAATAAGACAGCCGTAGCTTCTCCAACTGCTAACCACTGGCTCCCTGCCTGCCGCCTCCTCCTGCTACTCAGGCCAGCTCTTCTCCACTCCATACCCATGCCAGGGAATGAGCTTTTGCATTTTAGCAATTTCACAAAAGGTGCCACCTTTTCCCAACCCCATCTGAAACAGATGTGTGCCTTTGAGGGGAGATTCTCCCAGCACCTGGCTACTACCTGTGGTCTGTCAGAGAGCTCAGTGGTCTGAGGAGAACGAAGGAGAGGACATTAGGTGACAAGTCTGAAGGATCAGCAGCAcaaactttgtgttttctgagtAATGAGACAATTGAATCTGTTTATATTAAACTAGGTCATTAAATCTACTTTTAATTTTATTACGGTGCAATAGTGCATGTTCAAAAAATGTAGCTTTAATCTTTAACTTTGTGATTAATTGCTGTAGGAGATGGATTACAGGACAATTTACAACTTTGCCAGTTGCAGGTTTTTACTCTTCTAAATTCTTGATGAATACAGAAAACCTATTGTTTGTAATCATGCGGCCCACTCAAACTTACATCACATAACTGGCACAAGTCTGACTGGTGGTTGGTTACCTCCTATACTTTCAAATGTTTctctaaaagaaacaaaatctagttcctgaagaaaaaacataagCCTCTCGAGCTCTCGGTGCGTAattgttgcatttcttttgaTGAAGTTAAGGCTAGGCTTGTTTTGCTGTAGGCAACAATGTTTTAGGAAAAGAACAGGAAACACTGGACCAGGATCTGGTAGCactgctttgattttatttatattggATGTACAACTTCTGATCTTGTAAACATGTTCTGTTCAGGCAAAACATCATGGAATAATCACCGGCCCTGTTGTGAGTCTTCAGGCCATTGAACAAAAGGGTCGTCATAGTCTGACAATGCTCGAAGAAGAGATGGGGACAGGTAAACACTACCTCATCACTAACTCACCACTGTTGACTGTCTGTCAGCTACTACTAACTGTAGTTTACATGGTTACGTTAAATTATTCAGAGTATTTATCTCAACTTAGCTTTCTTTCCCCCCTATTGCTATCTCACTCAATGTTTTGAAAGGTATTTTTTCTCTCATCAGTGCCAGATACAAGTTTGCTTCACATGTCGCTCCAACACAAGGCTGCTTCTCTTCACCCCAGAGAGAATTCATATTCTTCTAAGACTGGTCAGTGCTTCTACTCTACAGAAGATATTTACAGACATATTTGCTGGATTCTGTGTCAcaaattttgtttatttatatctaTATTATTTCAAATAACACATAGGGTTTGTGCAGTTGtgaaagtttggaaaatgcttCATCTTAACTGTATGTTTTCAAGGTTCAGAATATAATACTGcttgaaaaatgcttgattttttAACATAATCTGGTGTTTCATCTACTCAGTCACACATGTAATGCAtatgatttgaaatgaaatgatccTGTCTTCATACTTGGTTGTCCCCTGGTGTCCCCATAACTAAATAAGTCCTCTGGTGATCCCTCACTCAGGTCTGATAGGCTCGAAGTTCAGGTGTCTCAAGCAGCTGAAATGGGAAACAGAACCTGGATCCACCTGCAAAAGAATAGGCAGAGAATGTACACCCCTCTGGACCACCAAGACACCACCTCCCTCCACAACCTCCAAGAGCATGGACCACAGGGGTCTGATGCAAGGCACCAACGGTCTTATCCCTAAAAGCCCTCAAGTAAGAATACTGCAATAGTTTTAATAGATGTTAAATTAAATTAGGAAAGATATCCTGATATCATTAAAGATAATATTTCAATttgtttaaatgtattatttaacTCTAGGTTGGTTGCCTCTcacttgtttctctctgttttgtagAATCTACCTGTTCCTGTAAACGTCAGCAAATACCCCTTTACCATCATAAAGGGACAGATCAACCCAATGGCGACAGATTTCTGTCACTTCAAGCAGAGCTTTCGCTTGTGCTGGAGCAGTGTGGTAGATGCTCTGGAGGCCCTGGAAAAGCTGCTCAGGGACTTTGCTGTGCCTCTAGCCAAAGTGAGCGGAGAACAGCTAGTGGAGTTTGGCCATGGTTGGGAAAATGGTTGGAGAAAGGCTCCTCCGGTGATCAGCCTCCTCTCAGTGCTTGAAAACCGGGAGGAGGTACTGGGTCTGGTCTTATGCCCAGGTCAGCGCTACAAGGGAGTGGGAGGCATTGAGGCAGCTGCCATCCACATCCAGTCCTGCTGGAGGCGCTACTTAGCTCGGACAGCCTACCTGCGCCACTGTCAGCGCAAGTGGGCGGCAGGGACCATCGCCATCTCATGGTTGATGCACACTCAGATGCGTCGTGTCAGGAAGGCCCTGCAGGCCCGGCGTTTCAGACAACTGGAGAATTACCGCAGCAGAGCCCAGGTGATGTTGCTCATATCCAACatgtgctttctctctctttctccctctctcttactTCAATTCTTAGACAAATCCTAAATTTGAATGTACATGTTTCCATCTGAGTTTTTTTTACTATCAAAATTAAATGATCTGCATAATCTTTAAGTGTGACTGtctatttacagtatatgtatgtactCTATAGAAAAAATGACAGGGTCattgtttaaaacattttttaggTTAAAAAGAAAGCTATGTTTCTACATCTCACCTTGTTTTGTACTTCTGTGTCTTACAGAGGGCCaattaaaatctgtgtttcaGCGACATACTTTCAGACATGCCAAGAGTCTCTAGACTCTGAGTAAATTATTGTAAAAGTAAGAACAGAAATTGGGTAATCCCTTGTCTACTTGTCATTAATCATAGTATGTAACTTTAACTAAAATGTGCAGCTTTAGTAGTTCTGGTTTGGATGAATagaaacacagaacagcagaggggagcagtgagacagagtagaacaacaaaaagaggcaagataaacataaaacatcagAGGATGAGCAGAGGGgaacagcagaaagaaagactgaGACAGATCAACAATAAAACTGCAGCCACATTGATAGCAAAAGGAGACATACAGAGAAATAGTGATTATGAGGGCTGGAGATCAAGGGCAAAAAAACCCAATACCCAATCTATTCAGATGGTCGATTACAGTACATGTAGCAGTAACTAAATATAAAATGACATGCTatgaatattattatttaaatatttaaatttaacaatatattgtggtgatattacattttaaaatgaaaacagctagTAAAGGGAAATTATTGTGAATGCAGTGGCAAGTTTTTTTATGTAGTAGAGTGGGACACGTGGAGCTATTGGTTTGAGTGGGGaatttacaaaatgtaaacatgccAAAAGTGATTTAATTTAATGCAGTTAAAATTGACATGATTTCAATTAGCGTGATAATTAAactcaaattaaacaaattttCTGGGTATACACCTTGTTAAGTTGTGAAGACcaatttcaaacatttctgctATAGCAGAACCTTACAATCTTAAGCtcaagaaattaaaatgtgctCCTATTTAGCTCTTCAAGAGAGCAGTATGACAGCACAATTTTCCTCTATGCGTAGTGCGCTGTAAATTTCTTTCCCATTCAGCATAGATGTCATGTCTGTGCTGTCATCTGGGTTGTACATCTTTAGAAGCGCTGACACAATATTAATTAGTGCCTACAAGTTCATTTAGTTTTAACATcgttgtgtgtgtatacatgcacTAAATGTATGTTCTCACTCTTTAAACATTCATACCCTGTTAATTAAGCCTGCTAATCTTCCCTTGGCAGTGGCATCATGTACACTTGCTGATTGAATTAATTGTGAGAAGATGTTTCTAAAGTAAACGCTTAATTTAATTAAGGTGGTATTTTATGCTTGGCTTGCTTCTGTTAGCCCAGAGAGATATTgccttgatgtgtttttagctatgcagtgatgtgatgatttgtgtgtgtgtgtgtgtgtgtgtgtgtgtacatgctcaAGCAGTCCCCTCTCTGATCACTCCTTTTCTCCTTCCCCAGCATCTGGCAGCCAACTGGAAACACATCCAGTCCACCAAGAGGACCATTATCCACATCCCTTCATTAGGTAGCTTTCTCTgcctgatgcacacacacacatctgatctAGCAGCAGCCACCCCCTGTCTCACCACTCTGTGCTCCAGTCTGTGGCCCTGGTGGAGGCACTCTGTCTCGTTCAAATGAttctctgcaggaaagcacTCACAGGATGATGACAGTCCCCATGCCAGGGAACTGAACAATTTAGTCTCAATCGCCATTTAATTTGCAGATTAAGCAAATGAAAAGCCATTATGTTGAATATTTGCAAGAGGCACAAAGGTCTTATTTTATTgctgtgcaaaaagaaaaaaaacactcaaaagtggaagaagctgctgtgtttttgcacttGACAAAGAGTGCAAGCCATGATCTGTTCTTGTTCTAATTTCACCATGGCACTCACATTTAGACTGTAATCAGGCATGTGCATTGTAAATCATTGAGCGATTGTCTAAAATTATTAAGCCTAATTACTAGCAGATGGAATGCTTTATTTGCACTTGGGGTGGCTACAGAGAGTGCTGTGTGAGCAAGGATAATTAGAAAGTTGAACCCCATTGTTGTTAATTAGCATGAATCCAATCATTTAATTACCTTGATTCAGTTGAGGATTCTCGCTCAGGCAGATATCCAGACAGACATTGAGTAAAATCCTGGAGGTGCCACTGGATGTAGCTCAGTGGTGGCTGGACATGATGCAACAGGACTCCCGGCACACGACAGACACTGCACCTGCTAATTATTAACATAAATGAATCGTCATTTTGCACTACTTTGTGTTTAGACTTACCTACCCCATTCCCAAGTCTAGTAGCCCGCACCTCTCAGGGTAGTTGTACAGAGCTTCATATTTTGAGTAAAGCCAATTACAGAAGATGTAAATATCCATTTGAAAatctttttcaaatatttgtgaCCTTGTTTTGACAGGATACTCTCAGAGCCAGCGACTGAGCTTGAGGGGATTTGACATCCTACAGAACATCCAAATAAGCAGACTGTGTGATATTAGAGGTCGGAGCTTTTTACAGTGTcaccgccacacacacacacacacacacacatttactttcCCTGTGTGCTTTACTGTGGACATGTAGTTTGTGAAGTCCTCCGTGTATTTTTTAGATAAAAATGTGGAAGTGATCTACGTATGTCCGCGGCATCTGGAGGAAGACATCTTGCACTATTACACCAGCCTCCTGAAGTGTGATGGAGCCACAGATGGGGCTGACACCGGAGCAACTCAGGCCTCATCCTCCGTCAGACGTTTTGTCATCCTCACACCCGAGGCTGTAGATTATTTCCCAGTAAGATCAatcactttcacattttttttttcagatgtaaactttaaatgaaaaactttACAGTGCATGCTTTCTATAGGATCTTAGAAATTACTGTTGAGAAATAGGTTGTATTGTACTGAAGAGGTACTCCAAGCATCTGTAGTTTGTGAATTCTCCTCTAGAGGGTACTAGAGGAGATTGTTACTATACAGTTGTCTTGTGTGAGCTACACTCTGTTATATTATTTTTCATTCCCTTTTACTACTTTTGAAATTAAACGTATGTGTTATTTTGAAGTAAACACACTAAAGCTATAGTTATTAAGTTATActtaattaaaatacatttaatggtCTCTTGCTGTTGTTCAGTAAATAATTAAATTCTATATTAGTTGCTTTAATTATCTGTTTATTCCATCTAACTGCAGCACTTTCAAACATTCTGAATTGTTTTGATTACCTCAGTACAATAAAAGCAAGGTGTTGTAATTTTGTCTTTTACATCCAGCAATTCTATCCATCTTTTTACCTCCTTTTGCATTAGATTGAATGTGCAACATGACATGgtcttcttcatttctttctattgattttcctgctgttttgttgttaaaCTGTGCCAGACGTGTTGCTGAGATGAATCACTGCTACCCATGGCTGGCAGCGCATTCTGCCAGTGACAGAAGGGATAATTCCATGTGgatcaaataaatacagatgtgAAGTAATTAGTTATATTCCCAAGGAGCTCATTGCTAGCACACATTAAAGATGTGAAGGATAGGGGAGGCCTCCCACAGGCAGCTTTTATCAATTCAACCTGCTAGAATACAGAAGAGGTCAAAACCCTGCTGGCTATTACAATAATAGATCTGTTGTGTGTACACAGTGATAAATCAGGTCAAGGAACAACCCTTGGAAGACACACTTAGAACTCTTAGCTCCAGCAGTAATCCTTTTCCCCTCTTGTCTTCCAGACCCACAACATGTGCCTTTCCACACTGCTAAAGTACAGTCCACGTACCCTGAAGCGCATCAGGAACCTGATCCAGGGGAAGCAGACCTATATCGTGGGTGGAGTGGCCCATGTGGATGACCTGGCAGTGGCTGATGAGCTAGGAGTGCCAGTCCTGGCTCCAGAACCGGCCATTGCGCAGCTCTATGGCACCAAGTCTGGAGGGAGGAGGATCTTCGCCGGGGCAGAGGTTGATGTATCTCCTGGTCAAGGAGACATCTACTCGCTAAACCAGGTCAGAGATCAAAAACTTAAATGCATACACAGACTCCAATACAGCATGAGGTCCTTTGTACGCGCCTGATAACACAGAGcacatgttcattttcaatttaacTTTCACTTGTAATTAATTGtatcatttaatttttaattcaaGTGTCTGTCTCTTGGTTTAGCTTCATGAAACACTGGCTGAGCTCATTGCTCAAAACATTGGTGTGCAGCGCTGGCTCTTCAAGATGGACTCTGAGCATCGTGGCCATGGTACAGCATACTGTGATATATGCCATCTTAGCTGCCATAACTGGGCCCTGAAGGAATACCATCGTTATGGTCCTGAGCTATGGAACACAAAATGGATTCAGGTAAAAATGTGGCTTAGAGAATTACGTCATTCCCTCCCTGTCATAAACTATAGGACCACTtcttaaagcacattttctacACTTACTTTTATGCAATGTTTTATTGAATTTGCTTGAATTTtaggtttgtgtttttattttttttttatttatttcccttATTACTTCTCTCTAAATTGAGGTTTTTTACTattatgtcttgtttttatgGCTCCCTGCAAAGCACTGGTTTTAGAAAAgtgcaatacaaataaagtttattgctattattattacactCATACCAATGAGGAATCGGCCATTTAAAGTTAACATGGTAACAACTAGATGCTTAACAGATAACATTACAGTAACAGCTAGATATTAAAATGGAGATTGTGCTCCTTGTTGAGATAAGACAGCTCAAAAAAGGCTTAGAGCCACTTCAGTCATTGATGAAACAAAAGCATAGGTCACAGTGGGGTCAGAGAGATGCCATCATTTAGCCCAGAGTAGGGTGTCTTAATGTAGCAGTCACAATGCTGGTCCCTGTAGTACAGTATTTTGAGCATTGTCCCTAGAACCACAGAACATAAAATTAGTAcataaaatatctgtttatACACACAGCCATTATCCATTCTCTGAGGCACACACATCAAATAGTGTCGCTGTGTTGAGGAGAATAAAAGCCTGTCCAATGGCAGGAATGCCCTAACTCACCTGACACTTAAATCACAATGCAGACTTTTTGGTCAACAGAgcatttctttctctgtacacatgtatatatttttataaaacTATTAATGTCACACCGATTCACCcctgatttgatttgaattagTATTTTGGTGTAGAAATGACACTAAACACTTTAATCCTTAATTGCAGCTGATATTGATGCTGGATGCGTCTGAGCATTGtaaacagaacattttaagACAAATACCATGTGCAGGGTTAAAAGTGTGATATTGTCATGATATTAACATTTGCTTTCTCCCTAAAAACTAAATTGAGATATAATCTCCTCGACCTATTTGAAACACATAAAATGTACTTCATCATTGGTAAACCATTCATTTAGTACAGATGCAATCTGTACACAGCGTCTAAGCCTCTGGCTCTTATTTCTCATATGCTTACAAAGTAGCCTTTGATTTCCTGTCATGTGTTAATTACCGTATTTTGCCATTTAACTGGGAGCTTTGTGTAAACTAATTACTGGCTAATGATTGTGGGCTTGGAGCACAAcgattttactttttattccattCGAAAGAACAGCAGTCATCTCAAGCTTCTTACGGCTCACTCTGTTTTGTTCCTATTAGCCTGTTCTTTGATTCATAGTGTATGTGTGGTGCAGGGCTGTAATTGTTGTGGCATTGGTGCTGTTAATTATGGCAGAGAATGGCTGAGCCACAGCCAAGGTCCATAATGGTGGCTGAGGCAGCACAGAGAAGTAAATGGGGTTTGTTTCACCAGCTGGGGTCCCATGGAGAGGGAAGAGTGCCGAGGCCCCCAGTGTAGGGCGACAGCCTCAGGGCTTCTGGGCCATATGGACACAACACTTTAACTGGCCTTTATTCTACACCTTGCTCTTTTAATCAAAGCAAAGCCCCCATCCTGTGCTTCTCATTGCATGATTTTTTGTTATGACATTGTTTTCCCCTAAAATGTGTTAGCCCCCTAAATGTATTACATCGACCTTCTGCTGTTGTACTTGTGTATATTAAAGATAGCAATTTGGCTCTATTTGTTGAAAGATTATAGAACATTGGTGTTGATTAGATAGAAGcatatgaatattttatatcAGTGTATCTCcttgctttcctctcctcacagCAGAAACTGTAGATGGATGTTTAAACATGGCAGTATATTTTGAGATATAATACTCATTAACATAGCAATTTGCTGAAAAGAAGTAGAACTAATTGCAATGGCATTGACAGCTAGTGAACAGGATATATCCTCACAATGCTGAATATTTGCAATCATTTAAGCAATAGATGTTTATGAAAATAGGGGcaatttaattattaatgaagcacaaatgatcaaatgaagcattttaaatattaattcatAATGTAACAGTTATTCACCAAGATTATTGTTTaccaaaaaataacaaataagtGTTGATTGAAGTGTATTTTATACAAATATGTTTTACAATTCAGTGGAATGTCTCATACCCTTTATAATCACCGTAAAGTAGGGAGGGAATTAGAGAGTATACTTGACCTTAGTTTACACAGATTGTGTGcgtatttctttttaattattgCTCATTCTGAAGGGCTCAGCATGAAGGAGCCTGACTCATAAGAATGCCATTTGGTCTTTCAGAATAATACCAACAATCAGATCCCTTCTGGCTATGCCAAAGTAAGCCTTAAAGGCTACAAA of Chelmon rostratus isolate fCheRos1 chromosome 6, fCheRos1.pri, whole genome shotgun sequence contains these proteins:
- the iqch gene encoding IQ motif-containing protein H, giving the protein MSYTVKNEDKLGAILFQVQDDLKQLRCNLEEIAISEKGKTLDVQALDTAIRKTESSIRKHAEDYLKTVTKQVLVLPSIEDLQKKTVQLPKWKPALESIPDMHPQREDIPGASPREKHKSALTMRLLYNPGHPNNRAIMHQKFGISLPNVHKRSRTAAKHHGIITGPVVSLQAIEQKGRHSLTMLEEEMGTVPDTSLLHMSLQHKAASLHPRENSYSSKTGLIGSKFRCLKQLKWETEPGSTCKRIGRECTPLWTTKTPPPSTTSKSMDHRGLMQGTNGLIPKSPQNLPVPVNVSKYPFTIIKGQINPMATDFCHFKQSFRLCWSSVVDALEALEKLLRDFAVPLAKVSGEQLVEFGHGWENGWRKAPPVISLLSVLENREEVLGLVLCPGQRYKGVGGIEAAAIHIQSCWRRYLARTAYLRHCQRKWAAGTIAISWLMHTQMRRVRKALQARRFRQLENYRSRAQHLAANWKHIQSTKRTIIHIPSLGYSQSQRLSLRGFDILQNIQISRLCDIRDKNVEVIYVCPRHLEEDILHYYTSLLKCDGATDGADTGATQASSSVRRFVILTPEAVDYFPTHNMCLSTLLKYSPRTLKRIRNLIQGKQTYIVGGVAHVDDLAVADELGVPVLAPEPAIAQLYGTKSGGRRIFAGAEVDVSPGQGDIYSLNQLHETLAELIAQNIGVQRWLFKMDSEHRGHGTAYCDICHLSCHNWALKEYHRYGPELWNTKWIQESVLLRYLDEIPEWLARHARPAKASFYPSWACFLKTFLRQGGVVEAYPPSDSVTCLTVDLLLEPGGEVTMLSCGDQLHGSCQLETIGSTVPQTSVHPETLHSICMRVGQFCLQRLIVGYVSVDLTTFLNHNTMEQKVWAIDLDFTYSDQLAMTQMLLMMTRGTLNGRTSCLEVPVREKCCEHQIAAKPPVVNRYAVIGSHLSHSNLSMLYHNVFFKMCKAHGIGFNRKMQQGTVFAVYDSSERCRIGMIAVSEDLQGALVTFARNLSVIHQEISACKTQGETNFKELIKDIEDVLQMTVQNKMRAVEDKPAA